One Hydrogenobaculum sp. 3684 genomic window, AGAAAATCAAAAAGAAAATTTAAAAGAGCTTTTACAAGAGATTTCTTTAATGGAAGAAGATGACAAAGACAACTCAAAAGCCGTTAAAATTATGACCATTCACAAGGCAAAAGGTTTGGAGTTTGAAGCTGTTTTTATGCCAAGGCTTGAAAATGGTATACTTCCTCATTCTTCAGCTTTTAGCGATGTGCTTGATATGGAAGAAGAAAGAAGGCTTTTATACGTTGGTATTACAAGGGCAAAAAGATATTTGTTTTTAAGTTATACTGCTGCTGGTAAAGCTAGCGATTTTATAAACATTATGGACAAAACCTTGCTGGACACATCGTTTTTGCCTAAAGAAACACTGAAAAATCAAGAGGCAAAAACTCTAACAAAATATGAATCTATATCTTATAAAAGCTCAAAAAATAAAGTATCAAAAGTAGATATAAAAATTGGGGATAGCGTATTTCACGAGGTTTTCGGAGAGGGCGTAGTTTTAAATATATCAAACGGCGTAGCAAATGTGAAGTTTAAAGATAAAGAAAGATCAATTGTAAAAGAATTCTTAAGACCAGTATGAGATTAAAAACTATAAAGCATTTTGTTTTCAGGATGTTTGAAGACCCTTCTTCCACCGCTTATAAAACCTATCAGCCTATAAGTATATTTATAGTGCTTTTATCTATAGTACTTGGGCTTCTCAACGAGTTTCACGCTTTACATGAAGATCTTTACTCTATGGCTTTTGTGTTTGATTTTGCTGCATCTTTCGTAATAGGTTTTGAATATGTTTCTAGGCTGTGGCTTTGTAGCGATTTTACCGAGGATTTCATAAGAAACAGGGATCAGGGTTTTTTGAAAGCTTTTATAAAAGCCATAAAACCAAAAATTTTATGGATGTCAAAACCTTATTCTATAGTAGATTTTATATCTATTTTTCCTATATTTCATCCTCTTAGGCTTATAAGAATAGTGGTGCTTTTAGCAAGATTCTTCAAGATATCAATGCAATACAAAGAGATTTACACTACTCTAATCAGCCATATATCAGATGTTGTAAATGAAATATTTGGTATATTGATGTTTATTTTTATAAGCATGTTCTCTTTGACGATCATCTTATTTTCTGTAGAAAAAGAAGCGCATAACCCTCATATGCACAATCTTTTTGATGCTTTTTACCTTGCTATGATAACTGCTACAACGGTAGGATACGGAGATATAACGCCCATCACCACTGTGGGAAGAATTGTGGCCGTTGTTATTGCTTTTATGGGATGGCTTTCGTTTTCAGTGTTAACGGCTTTTATAAGCTCTGGGCTTATAAGATATATAAATTTGTTGAAAACAGGAGGTATAATAATGGCGGATTTAAAAGATCATATTATTTTGGCTGGATGGACAGAAGCCACTTCTTATATGATAGAAAAACTATCTCATAGCAAAGATAAACCGATGATAGTGGTTATAAGCAATCAAGATTTAGAACTTCCAAGCGGTTTTATATTTAAAAAAGGGGATTTTGTAAAAGAAAAGGTGCTAAAAGATGTAAAGATTGAGCTTGCCAAACGGATAAATATATTTCCAGAACCTATTCAAAATCTTGACTCCGAGTCTATAGATGCAAGGTCTATGCTAACTGCTGTAGTGGCAAGAGGTTTAAACAAAAATATAAAGATAAATCTTCAGCTTTTAAAAATAGAAAATGCAAAGACTTTTAGAAAAAGAAACATAGCGGATAACATCATAGTGAGCGGTGAAATATTGGGAGATATGTTCTTAAAGGATTTATGATACAATACTCTTATGAAAACCATACTTGTCACAGGGGCTGCTGGTTTTATAGGCTGGAAAGTATCTACGCTTCTTTTAGAAGAAGGTTATCGTGTTGTTGGTGTTGACAATCTTAACGATTATTACGATGTGAAGGTAAAGCTTTGGAGGCTTGATACTCTTAAAAGCCATGAAAACTTCAAATTTTATCCTATAGATATAGAAAACAAACAAGCTCTTGAGGTGATATTTCAAGATAATCCCATAGATGCCATAATAAATGAAGCAGCAAGGGCTGGTGTAAGATACTCTTTGGAAAATCCATTTGTTTACCTTTCTACCAATACGCTTGGTGTTTTAAACCTTTTAGAGTTGGCAAAAGACTTTGGTACAAGGAAGTTTGTCCAAGCTTCTACATCTTCTTTGTACGCTGGTCAAAAGATGCCTTTTGTGGAAGAGCTTCCAGTAAATACTCCAATATCTCCTTACGCTGCTTCTAAAAAAGGTGCAGAAGCTATGCTTTATAGCTATCATTACCTATACGGCATAGATGTGTCTATACTAAGATATTTTACCGTTTATGGGCCCGCTGGAAGACCAGATATGTCTATATTTAGGTTTATAAAATGGATATACCAAGAAGAACCTATAGAACTTTTTGGAGACGGTTCTCAATCAAGGGATTTTACATATATAGACGATATAGCCAAAGGTACCATAAAAGCCCTAAAACCACTTGGTTATGAAATCATAAACCTTGGCAACAACAAACCAGATAAACTTATCTATGCTATAGAACTTATTGAAACTTATCTAGGCAAAAAAGCCAAGATAAATTATAAAGAGTTTCACAAAGCCGATATGATGGCCACTTGGGCAGATATCACAAAAGCTAAAAATCTTTTAGAGTGGGCCCCTACGGTATCTTTGGAAGAAGGCATCAAAAATACCGTAGAATGGACCTTAAAAAACTGGGATTGGATAAAAGATGTAAAACTCTAATTATCTATTTTCCACCGGTGCGATAACTTTTTTCATACCGCTATATTTAAACTTAAGCCAAAGGGTTACTTTTTCTCCTTTTTTAAGAGGATGCTTTAAATCTATAAGCATTATGTGATAACCCCCTGGTTTTAAAATAAACGTTTGCCCTGGTTTTATCACAAACTTTCTTACTCTTACCATCTTCATCACTCCGTTTTTGGTTATGGTTTTATGAAGCTGTGTAATCTTTGATACAGATGACTTTGCCCACAACAACACATCTTCTGAACTTCCCTTATTTTCTATCTTCATATAAGCGGCGCTTACTTTTGAAGTAGGGGGCATAAGTCTAACCCAAGGGTCTTTGATCGCAATCTCTGGTTTTGCAAAGGCCGCACCACTTACAAGTACCATTGCCAATAAAAGCTTTTTCATAAAAAACCTCCTTAAAATAAATTTAACTTTATTTTATCATAAATTTTTGTTTATTTTTATGCGTTGCAAACGGCCAATATGTTATTATCTTTAATGTTATGATAAAAAAGGGTATGTTTAGTAAGATGGGCGATATAATGGTAAAAAGGTATATAGAGGATTTGGAGAAAGAGCTCTCCCAAAAACCAGAGGACAAAGATCTTATATTTAAATTAGGTGTTGCCTATGTTAAAATAAACGATATAGATAAAGCACGGGAGTGCTACAAAAAGCTAAAAACTATGGATGAGGTTATGGCTAAAGAACTTTTTGATATGATGTACGAAGTATGAAAAAAGAAGAACTTTTTGGTTTTATAGGGGCTTTTTTAGGATGGGTGTTTGATAGCATGGATGCCACCATCTATGCTTTGGTGATGGTGAGCGCTTTAAAAGAGCTACTAAAAAACCAAGGTATTTTAAACACAGAATCCAATGTGGGCTTTTACGGAGGGTTGATATTTTCTATATTTCTAATAGGCTGGGCTATAGGTGGGGTTAGTTTTGGCTATGTGGCGGATAAGATAGGTAGAGTTAGGGCTCTTACTATAACGATAGGTCTTTATTCCATATTTACCGGCCTTTCGTCCTTGGCTCAAAATGTATGGGAACTTGGGCTTTTTAGGTTTATAACGGCCATTGGTATAGGTGGTGAATGGGCTGGTGGTGCTACACTGGTGGCAGAGATATTTAAAAATAAAAATAGAGTTTTTGCTTCAAGCCTTCTTCAAAGCGCTTGGGCTTTTGGGTTTTTGCTGGCATCTATTATATATTTTACTGTGGGGCGTTATCACTCTTGGCGGGTGATGTTTTTAATAGGTATTTTACCTGCTTTGTTGGCTTTTGTTTTTAGGCTTTTTGTAAAAGAATCCCAAGAATGGATTTTAAATAAAAATACATTTTCTTATATTAAAAGCCTAAAACTTCTTTTTAGAAAAGAGTATATAAATCAAACTATCATAGGTTCTTTGCTTGCTTTTGTAGCGGTCTTTGGGCTTTGGGGGGTTACAAACTGGACTCCAGCTTTGATATCTTATATTTTGCATAAAAAAGATATAGCCTACTATGTAGGGCTTGGCTCAATAGCTTTAAACATCGGTGCTT contains:
- a CDS encoding GDP-mannose 4,6-dehydratase — its product is MKTILVTGAAGFIGWKVSTLLLEEGYRVVGVDNLNDYYDVKVKLWRLDTLKSHENFKFYPIDIENKQALEVIFQDNPIDAIINEAARAGVRYSLENPFVYLSTNTLGVLNLLELAKDFGTRKFVQASTSSLYAGQKMPFVEELPVNTPISPYAASKKGAEAMLYSYHYLYGIDVSILRYFTVYGPAGRPDMSIFRFIKWIYQEEPIELFGDGSQSRDFTYIDDIAKGTIKALKPLGYEIINLGNNKPDKLIYAIELIETYLGKKAKINYKEFHKADMMATWADITKAKNLLEWAPTVSLEEGIKNTVEWTLKNWDWIKDVKL
- a CDS encoding copper chaperone PCu(A)C — encoded protein: MKKLLLAMVLVSGAAFAKPEIAIKDPWVRLMPPTSKVSAAYMKIENKGSSEDVLLWAKSSVSKITQLHKTITKNGVMKMVRVRKFVIKPGQTFILKPGGYHIMLIDLKHPLKKGEKVTLWLKFKYSGMKKVIAPVENR
- a CDS encoding MFS transporter gives rise to the protein MKKEELFGFIGAFLGWVFDSMDATIYALVMVSALKELLKNQGILNTESNVGFYGGLIFSIFLIGWAIGGVSFGYVADKIGRVRALTITIGLYSIFTGLSSLAQNVWELGLFRFITAIGIGGEWAGGATLVAEIFKNKNRVFASSLLQSAWAFGFLLASIIYFTVGRYHSWRVMFLIGILPALLAFVFRLFVKESQEWILNKNTFSYIKSLKLLFRKEYINQTIIGSLLAFVAVFGLWGVTNWTPALISYILHKKDIAYYVGLGSIALNIGALFGYISFGVITKRIGIRNTFILFFMGSFLMGLTTFLYVKSFDKLLISLALLGFFNNGVFSGFSIYFPQAYPSFIRATGAGFCFNVGRTLAAVGPFITGYITYLFGSVAKAGAMASSIYIIGVLVVFLLKEKNYLQ
- a CDS encoding tetratricopeptide repeat protein, with the protein product MIKKGMFSKMGDIMVKRYIEDLEKELSQKPEDKDLIFKLGVAYVKINDIDKARECYKKLKTMDEVMAKELFDMMYEV
- a CDS encoding ion channel, with amino-acid sequence MRLKTIKHFVFRMFEDPSSTAYKTYQPISIFIVLLSIVLGLLNEFHALHEDLYSMAFVFDFAASFVIGFEYVSRLWLCSDFTEDFIRNRDQGFLKAFIKAIKPKILWMSKPYSIVDFISIFPIFHPLRLIRIVVLLARFFKISMQYKEIYTTLISHISDVVNEIFGILMFIFISMFSLTIILFSVEKEAHNPHMHNLFDAFYLAMITATTVGYGDITPITTVGRIVAVVIAFMGWLSFSVLTAFISSGLIRYINLLKTGGIIMADLKDHIILAGWTEATSYMIEKLSHSKDKPMIVVISNQDLELPSGFIFKKGDFVKEKVLKDVKIELAKRINIFPEPIQNLDSESIDARSMLTAVVARGLNKNIKINLQLLKIENAKTFRKRNIADNIIVSGEILGDMFLKDL